A single region of the Deltaproteobacteria bacterium genome encodes:
- a CDS encoding cytochrome P450 encodes MNAPPDDLLAPDAVADPHAFFARLREHAPVHWSARHRAWLLTSHAEVSAALRDNSLSTARMDAFAARLAPARREALAPALDLLRGWMLFNDPPAHDRMRAPVARAFTPRRVEKLRGAIEQVVDELLAAFEARGGGDFVAELAHPLPAIVIADLFGVPKADRDMLVRWSAKFGVIVFGATERADYEQKAREAGLELRDYVAWLVAQRKAAGELGDDLLGALLATAGTQDGLREEELAGACSLLLFAGHDTTASLLGSSVNALLRDDAARAAFPRDADDPRAPAAIEELLRFEGPAKIMMRRALHAHERGGRRIEAGHTIFMALGAANRDPAVFAQPDRLDLARSPNPHVAFGDGIHFCLGAPLARLEARIALTRLFARFPKLALAREEVRWRATISDRSLVELHVAI; translated from the coding sequence GTGAACGCTCCCCCCGACGATCTCCTCGCCCCGGACGCCGTCGCCGACCCGCACGCGTTCTTCGCGCGGCTGCGCGAGCACGCGCCGGTGCACTGGAGCGCGCGGCATCGCGCTTGGCTCCTCACCTCGCACGCGGAGGTGAGCGCGGCGCTGCGCGACAACTCGCTCTCGACGGCGCGCATGGACGCGTTCGCGGCGCGGCTCGCGCCCGCGCGCCGCGAGGCGCTCGCGCCGGCGCTCGACTTGTTACGGGGCTGGATGCTCTTCAACGATCCCCCCGCGCACGACCGCATGCGCGCGCCGGTCGCGCGTGCGTTCACGCCGCGGCGCGTGGAGAAGCTGCGCGGTGCAATCGAGCAGGTCGTGGACGAGCTGCTCGCCGCGTTCGAAGCGCGCGGTGGCGGCGACTTCGTCGCGGAGCTCGCGCATCCGCTGCCCGCGATCGTGATCGCGGATTTGTTCGGCGTGCCCAAGGCGGACCGCGACATGCTCGTGCGCTGGTCCGCGAAGTTCGGCGTGATCGTGTTCGGCGCGACCGAGCGCGCCGACTACGAGCAGAAGGCGCGCGAGGCGGGCCTCGAGCTGCGCGACTACGTCGCCTGGCTCGTGGCGCAGCGCAAAGCCGCGGGCGAGCTCGGCGACGACTTGTTGGGCGCGCTGCTCGCGACCGCCGGAACACAGGACGGGCTGCGCGAGGAGGAGCTCGCGGGCGCGTGCTCGCTGCTCCTGTTCGCCGGCCACGACACGACCGCGAGCCTGCTCGGCAGCAGCGTGAACGCGCTGCTGCGCGACGACGCCGCGCGCGCCGCGTTCCCACGCGATGCCGACGATCCGCGCGCGCCGGCGGCGATCGAGGAGCTGCTGCGCTTCGAGGGCCCGGCGAAGATCATGATGCGGCGCGCGCTCCACGCGCACGAACGCGGCGGACGGCGCATCGAAGCGGGGCACACGATCTTCATGGCGCTCGGCGCCGCGAACCGCGACCCGGCGGTGTTCGCGCAGCCCGATCGCCTCGACCTCGCGCGCTCGCCGAACCCGCACGTCGCGTTCGGCGACGGCATCCACTTCTGCCTCGGCGCTCCGCTCGCGCGCCTCGAGGCGCGCATCGCGCTCACGCGCCTGTTCGCGCGCTTCCCGAAGCTCGCGCTCGCGCGCGAGGAGGTGCGCTGGCGCGCGACGATCTCGGATCGCTCGCTGGTCGAGCTGCACGTCGCGATCTGA